GACCCGATCTGCGCGCTGCAGGCGGCGATGGAGGGCTACGAGGTCACCACGATGGACGAGGTCGTCGACAAGGCCGACATCTTCGTCACCACGACCGGCAACTTCGACATCATCACCGCCGAGCACATGTCGAAGATGAAGCACCAGGCGATCGTGGGCAACATCGGCCACTTCGACAACGAGATCGACATGGCGGGCCTGGAGAAGATCCCCGGCATCAAGAAGGTCGAGATCAAGCCGCAGGTGCATGAGTACGTGTTCCCGGACGGCCACTCGATCATCGTGCTGTCCGAGGGCAGGCTGCTCAACCTCGGCAACGCCACCGGCCACCCGAGCTTCGTGATGTCGAACAGCTTCGCCAACCAGACGATCGCGCAGATCGAGCTGTTCACCAAGACCGACGAGTACGACAAGCAGGTCTACGTGCTGCCCAAGCACCTCGACGAGAAGGTGGCCAGGCTGCACCTGGACGCGCTCGGCGTGAAGCTGACCAAGCTGACCAAGGAGCAGGCCGAGTACATCGGCGTCGACGTCGAGGGACCCTACAAGCCCGACCACTACCGCTACTGATCGATCCCGTGCGTCCGCGTCCGGTGCCGCCAGCGCGCGGCACCGGACGCGGACCACCCGTCGGGAAACGCGGATACGGCGAGAGGGAGCCATGAACACGATCGCACTCGAGCTGGTACCGCCCGAGATCGAGGGTGGCGAGCAGCGGGCGGCCGAGGAAGGCCAGAAGGTAGCCGAGCTCTGCCGCGCGAGCGGGCTGACCGAGGCCATCCAGCACGTGATGATCCCCGGCATGATCGCCGAGGACGACGACCGCCCGGTCGAGATGAAGCCCAGGATGGACGTGCTGGACTTCTGGAACGCACTGCGCCCCGAGCTGGGTGCCATGCGGGGGCTGTGCACGCAGGTCACCGCGTTCCACGACAAGCAGGCGCTGACGTCCCGGCTGAACGAGCTGCGTGACTCGGGCATGGACGGGATCATCTTCGTCGGCGTGCCCCGCACGATGAACGACGGCGACGGCCCCGGCATGGCCCCGACCGACGCCCTGGCCGAGTTCACCGGCGTGGTCCCGAACCGGGGCGTGATCCTCATTCCGACGCGGGACGGCGAGCTGGGCCGGTTCGGCTTCAAGTGCGACCAGGGCGCGACCTTCGGCATGACCCAGCTGCTCTACTCCGACGCGATCGTC
The sequence above is drawn from the Amycolatopsis aidingensis genome and encodes:
- a CDS encoding mycobacterial-type methylenetetrahydrofolate reductase → MNTIALELVPPEIEGGEQRAAEEGQKVAELCRASGLTEAIQHVMIPGMIAEDDDRPVEMKPRMDVLDFWNALRPELGAMRGLCTQVTAFHDKQALTSRLNELRDSGMDGIIFVGVPRTMNDGDGPGMAPTDALAEFTGVVPNRGVILIPTRDGELGRFGFKCDQGATFGMTQLLYSDAIVGFLRDFAKQSEHRPEILLSFGFVPKVEQRIRLIDWLIQDPGNPAVKEEQEFVAKLADSTFAERKHELVELYKRVTDGVRELGFPLSIHLEAPYGVSKPAFEVFGEMLDHYSPLAS